The stretch of DNA AGATCCTTGGGAAGAGTAAAACCACTGAAGTAGGCCTTTGCGGTAAAATCACGCCAGGCACCCGGATAGGTATGCTGTCCGGTGAAGAAAATCCGCTTGTGCCAGGAAAAGGCAAGGTGCTCTGCCATGATGGAATTTTGAATCGGCTCGTCCCAGCTGAAGATATTCTTTTTATATGTCAAATCCAGATCGAAGCGTTTTCCTTCGGAATCCATCAACCGGATCCTGCCAATAGTTGTTTCTGCGGTTACTGAATTAGAAGGCATTACCAGACTGGTAATGATAAAAAGTTCTGCGGCCCCAACCGGCCTGGCCAGTGCAATCTCTATAGAGTTCTTTCCCCGAAAATCAGGTAAGCGAAAATTCCCCAGGACTGGAACCTTTACTGATTCCAAACTCGCAGAGATTGGTAGAGGCAGATCGCTAAGATCGAGCCCATAGAGAAAATTGGGTATCATTACCCTCCCGCTTGTCGAATCAACCGGAACACCGGTACCGGCAAATGGCCTCTTTTCAAACGAATATTGGAACAATGGATAGTCGACTCGTCCATCAACGAGATCATAGGTTTCATAGAGCCTTCTGAAAAGGTCATTGAATCGGCGAATGCGGTCGGTTTGCCAGTCATTCGACAACCAGAATATTTTGCGATAGAAATTGCTCAAGCTATCTACAGCCCCGGCTGTGACTTGCCAGGTACCCATTTGTTGAATTGAAGAAGAAGAATAATGTCTTAATGCTTGAGCGGATCTTCCATCATACAGTAAGAGCGTGGAATCAGTATCCACGCTCTGATAACGTTGCAAGACCCGCGGCCAATCAATGCGGTTCTCCTCCCCATAGGACCAGTTGCTATAATGTTGATAGAGCACACCTGTAAAAAATATTAGCATGAGGCCCATAAAGGCGCCATTCTTCCAATACCCAATTGCGCCATCGGCCAACAAGAGTATTAACATCGGCCAAAAAATGATCAAATATTCGGGACCCAAAGTGAGCGAATGGGGCGGAACCACGGCATCAAAGACCAAAAATTGCAACATCAGAAGAAACGCCCCCACTAGGATCAATTGGCACTTGTTTTTCATGCGAAGGAGGCCGACACATAAGGCGATCGCAGTGACGATAGCAGCAGGAAGGACGATTGCCCATTCAAGGGGATAGACGTGATACCCCAGAACAAACAGGAAGAAATAGAAGGGTAACTTGACCAGTTGAGAGATTCCAAAGCCACGGCTATTTTGAAAATCAATATACCGAACAGCATCCGTCAGGTGTTGTATCCAGTGCCATCCCCAGATCCGCACAGGATTAATCAAGAGCACGAGATTGAAAACCAAAAACAGTACCGAAACAATGATAATTCGAATGGTTTTTTGACGGCTTTCTTTGGATCGCTCTATGTACAGAACAATCAAAAAGAGCAATGAAAGCAGAACGCCGAGAATGAAGCTGAAAGGCAATAAAATTAGTGAAGCGATGAACCAGAATTTCCAGATGGGCTTTTGGTTTCCATCGAGAATTGCCAGCAGTGCAGCCAATGCAATGGATGCCAACAAAAATGCCACGATATAATGCCGGACGGTTTGAGAATGGACGATTAAAAAGGGTGACAGAGCCCCTAGTAGAGCCATAGCCACCCCCAAGCGGGTCCCCCGGTAGAATTTTCCAGCGAAGTACAAAAAGGGAATCGCGCTTACCCCCAGAAGAACAGAAAACAGGCGGTACCACCAATCAGCATGAACAATTTTCATCCAGAAATGGAGCACGGAATAGTAGAGAATCCCGTTCCAATTCATGCCCAGATGCCGGGCTTCCAGAAGTGAAGAAAATTCATCCCCGAAAAGCGATAGATTTTGTATGGCGAGGAGCCTTAGAAATAATCCTAGGACTACAATCAGAACGATGTTATAGCGCTTTCGCATCCAAGCGGCTTCGGGCTTATCCATAGTATTCCTCCATGCTCCTGGTTTTCGCGAGAAGGTCATCTATGATGGAGTGCAAAGCCGTTTTCCTCTTTTCTAAGGTAAATTTCTCCAACACTCGGTTTCTTGCTCCAATTCTTTGCGCAAAAGGCGCCTGATGCGCATTAACAATCAATTCCGCACAATGTAATGGATCGAAGTTTCGCATATAGTAATCCCAGGGACCAACGACTTCCGGGAGCGCACCCATGGTACTTACAACAGGAATACAGCCCGCCAACATGGACTCTGCAACACTCAACCCAAAACCTTCATGGAGAGACGGTTGAAAATAAACGGAGGCCTCAGAATAGTAGCGCCAAAGTTCTTCATTGCTCACCCAGCCTGTAAACTCTACGTTGGGAGTTGCAATGGATTTGAGATATTCAATCGCGTCGTCATGCCATCTGCCTATCAAAACAAATTGAAAATGAGGCAAATGACGAGCCGTCTTAACAAAAAGCTCATGTCCTTTACGTCTCAGATTTGAGCGGTCGACCTTCCCAACGGTCAATACTATCGGTTTTTTGGGGAATTGAATTTCTCGAACAGAATCTTCCACTCCATGGTACACCACGCGTATTTTACCAGATGAAATACCTGCATTGGCCTCTATCTCCGATTTGATATAATTAGAATTGACAGTCAACACAGTCGCATTTGTCATATTGAAGCGACTGACTTGCTTCTTAATGCCACCTCTTTGATGACCATAGCCGATTTGAGGAATATTTGCCGTATCATACCCGCCCACAACGAGGATTTCCAGGCGGTCGGGCGGTTAGTCCTGGGCGAGCACCGCCCCCAGACTGCGCGCGAGGTGCGCCGCCTCGTTGCGGATGGGCACGATGATGGAAACGAGGGGGAGGGTGTGTCTAGCTGGAGCGGAGCTCACGGTTAACCAGTTCTTCGGCAAGCTGGTGAATCGCCTGCCGCCGCCGCTCGATGGGGAACAGCGTCAGAATGCGCTCACGGGCCTTCAGGCGCGCGCTCCCATCCATCGTCAGGGCTGCTGTGATGGCCGCGCTCAAATCCGACGGGCTGTTCGATTCCGCGTACACGCCTGCATCGCCCACCACTTCTGGCAGCGCCCCGGCTCGGGTCACAACGGGAATACAACCAGCAGACATTGCCTCGGCGACGCTAAGGCCGAAACCTTCGTGCAGGCTAGCCTGTACGTAGACGGCAGAACGCATGTAGACGGCTTCCAGGTCCTCATCGGGCAGAAAACCAGTGAAGGTCACGTTTTCGCCTGCTGAAGCGCGCAGAGTCTCGATGCTCCTGTCGTGCCATTTGCCGACCAGGATAAACTGCTTGTTTGGCAAATACCGTGCCGACTGGACAAACGGCAGCAAGCCCTTGCGTACCAGGTTCTCTTGCCAGACTTGGCCGACGGTCAGGATGATCGGTTCGCGATTCTGGGTAGGCCCCATCGGCAGGGGAGTGATCCCATGGTAGATCACTGTGATCTTGTCTCGGCCAATGCCAACATTGCGCTCCGTTTCCAGCCTCGCGCTTTCCGAATTCACGACGAGATGGGTAGCATTGTGCATGATGGTGCGCGACACCCATCGGCGGACCCCGCCCCTCTGTGATCCATAGCCTGCTTCGGGCAGGTTGGCTGTATCGTACCCGCCCACGACAACCACCGACGGTTTGCCCAGCAGTCTTGCCAGGAGAACCGGGCCAAGCGAGTGCCAGCTCGCAAACCAGCAGAACACCAGGTCACACTGCACGACGTCGCGGATTGCCGACACCATGCGCGGGCCTGGCTTCCGCTCAAAGCGCTCGATAACAGCCCACCTTTCCCGCAGAAGATCGCGATCCGTGCGAACAAAGCTTTGTAGGACGTTATGGACGAACAGGATACGCTTGTTGCCGGCCTTGAAGGCTGTCATAGAGTGCTAAGAACTTCTCGTGATAACGAGCCAGACTGAATACCTGTCGAACATGTTTGAATGCTTGTTGTCCCATCTGCGTTGCCAGTTCAGTATCTTCAACCAGGCGCAGAATCGCGTCGGCAAGCGCGACGGGGTCTTCGGCGGGAACAAGCAACCCGGTCTTGCCGTCCACAACGACTTCGGGTATGCCCCCCACGCGTGAAGCAACAACCGCCTTTTGGGCCAGTCCAGCCTCAATCAGCACCAGGGACAGTGCTTCTCGACGAGAAGGCAGGACCAGCAGGGCTGCCTCAGCGATCAGCCGATTCGCGTGTTTAACGTAGCCCATCCAGTGCCAGTGATGCAATAACTGGCGCTGGGAAAGAATGCTCATCAAGAAATGTCTGTAGCTAATATCTCTTTCCCCCGCATCTCCCAGGATCACGAAATGAACGGCGGGGTCGCGCTTGATAACACGTGATGCCGCATCAGCCAGAATATCAAGGCCCTTAGAGTAGCTGATCCGGCCCACGAAAACGACCGGTTTGCCGCCTTCAGGCACGTTAATCTTCCGACGCAGGCTGCCAGGAAGACTCGGGGTGTCATCCAGTGTTTTGCCTGGATAGATTACTATCCCGCGTTCCCCAACAGACAGGGCCTGCAGCGCCGCTCTAGAGACGGCCACGACACGGGCGTCCAACAGGGCAGCAAGCACCCTCCAAACGCCAGCAATAGCGCCCATCAATCGATCTGGCTCAACCAGGTCGTGAAAGTACCAGATGCACGGCGATCCGGCCAGTCGTGCTGCTACACCCCCATAGATGTGTGCAAATGTGGAATTGGTCTGCACCAGGTCAATGTCTTCTTGGCGCAAAACGCGTTGTAGCTTCCAGGCCGAATACAGCATGTTTATGGCGTTCCAGCAAGCGGCCAGAGGATTGAGCAATTTTCGGGTTCCAAACAACAAGCTCTGCGACCAAAAGGGTGGCAGAGGGAATACCAGGGTGCGGATGTTGCGCTTTCGCGCTTCCTGGGTGAACGGCCCTTCGCGCGGGGTAATAATGATGGGTTCGAATCGCTCTCGGGGTAGGCCATCGATCAACGTCAGCAATAAGTGCTCGGCCCCCCCCAACTCATGCGAATGATCAATGAAAGCAATCCGCAAACCCT from Calditrichota bacterium encodes:
- a CDS encoding glycosyltransferase family 4 protein; this translates as MGGYDTANIPQIGYGHQRGGIKKQVSRFNMTNATVLTVNSNYIKSEIEANAGISSGKIRVVYHGVEDSVREIQFPKKPIVLTVGKVDRSNLRRKGHELFVKTARHLPHFQFVLIGRWHDDAIEYLKSIATPNVEFTGWVSNEELWRYYSEASVYFQPSLHEGFGLSVAESMLAGCIPVVSTMGALPEVVGPWDYYMRNFDPLHCAELIVNAHQAPFAQRIGARNRVLEKFTLEKRKTALHSIIDDLLAKTRSMEEYYG
- a CDS encoding glycosyltransferase — protein: MTAFKAGNKRILFVHNVLQSFVRTDRDLLRERWAVIERFERKPGPRMVSAIRDVVQCDLVFCWFASWHSLGPVLLARLLGKPSVVVVGGYDTANLPEAGYGSQRGGVRRWVSRTIMHNATHLVVNSESARLETERNVGIGRDKITVIYHGITPLPMGPTQNREPIILTVGQVWQENLVRKGLLPFVQSARYLPNKQFILVGKWHDRSIETLRASAGENVTFTGFLPDEDLEAVYMRSAVYVQASLHEGFGLSVAEAMSAGCIPVVTRAGALPEVVGDAGVYAESNSPSDLSAAITAALTMDGSARLKARERILTLFPIERRRQAIHQLAEELVNRELRSS
- a CDS encoding glycosyltransferase, with amino-acid sequence MRQGLRIAFIDHSHELGGAEHLLLTLIDGLPRERFEPIIITPREGPFTQEARKRNIRTLVFPLPPFWSQSLLFGTRKLLNPLAACWNAINMLYSAWKLQRVLRQEDIDLVQTNSTFAHIYGGVAARLAGSPCIWYFHDLVEPDRLMGAIAGVWRVLAALLDARVVAVSRAALQALSVGERGIVIYPGKTLDDTPSLPGSLRRKINVPEGGKPVVFVGRISYSKGLDILADAASRVIKRDPAVHFVILGDAGERDISYRHFLMSILSQRQLLHHWHWMGYVKHANRLIAEAALLVLPSRREALSLVLIEAGLAQKAVVASRVGGIPEVVVDGKTGLLVPAEDPVALADAILRLVEDTELATQMGQQAFKHVRQVFSLARYHEKFLALYDSLQGRQQAYPVRP